In Dioscorea cayenensis subsp. rotundata cultivar TDr96_F1 unplaced genomic scaffold, TDr96_F1_v2_PseudoChromosome.rev07_lg8_w22 25.fasta BLBR01001619.1, whole genome shotgun sequence, one DNA window encodes the following:
- the LOC120256754 gene encoding agamous-like MADS-box protein AGL104 encodes MGRAKIQIKRIENMMNRQVTFSKRRNGLLKKVYELSILCDIDIALIMFSPAGKLVMFSSKKSFEDILTRFLADLPQNQREIKCNEELLQTSLQKLNYESSLASQCSSSSSRDSIRKNIEDLCNEIKECKIKLEEDTKKLRILHGDVSKKLSMNEVEEHEVILNEALSKVLQKK; translated from the exons ATGGGAAGAGCAAAGatacaaataaaaaggattgaGAACATGATGAACAGACAAGTAACATTCTCAAAGAGAAGGAATGGATTGCTTAAGAAAGTTTATGAACTTTCAATTCTCTGTGACATTGATATTGCTCTCATTATGTTCTCTCCAGCTGGAAAGCTAGTCATGTTCTCATCAAAGAAAAg TTTTGAAGATATTCTTACAAGGTTCCTTGCAGATCTCCCTCAAAATCAAAGAGAAAT CAAGTGCAATGAAgag TTATTGCAAACATCTCTTCAGAAGTTAAATTATGAGAGTTCATTAGCTTCTCAGTGTTCTTCATCCAG CTCAAGAGATTCAATCAGGAAGAATATAGAG GACCTTTGTAATGAGATAAAGGAATGCAAGATCAAATTGGAGGAAGACACAAAGAAATTAAG GATTCTACATGGAGATGTGAGTAAAAAACTATCTATGAATGAAGTTGAAGAGCATGAAGTCATATTAAATGAAGCTTTGAGCAAAGTGTTACAAAAAAAG